The following nucleotide sequence is from Pseudomonas sp. RC10.
CACGCGACGTTGCAGCTTCACGCTGGCCACGACAGTCTTCATTCCATGCCCCCTCTGCCCCATCCGCTCGTGACATTCGACGCAGATAGAAGAGGTCTCGTCAGTCGGGTCGATCCAGCGCTCGGCGTTCAACTGGTCCATTTCGGCGTGGGTCTGCAGCCACGCCTCGGTGGCGTCGAACGGCGTATTGGCGCTGACCAGACTGCGCCGGGGTCTGGTCAGTGAGACCGTTTCCATGCTTTGCGGTTGATAACCTCCGCCGATGTCCGAGTGGCTTCCGGGGAGCATGATCTCCTTCGGCCACCCCGGCATGACGCTGTTCAACGCGAAATTGCGCCGATGCTCATCAGCCGCAACCAGATGCAGCACCTGCTGCGCACAGCCTGGCGGCAGGAACAGATTCACCCGCGCATTGGATGCATCGCGCACGCTGCCCAGATCAGAGAGACCGCCCACCGCCGCCACGGTATCGAACAGCCCTATAATCTTCAGCCGCACACTGCCCGCTGCCCAGGAGAAATCCGAGGACAGCGGCAGCTTGCGGGGATCGAGAACGGGCCCGAGGGCGCCCCGGGACTGCTTGAGCACTTCATTGGCCAGATGACGGGCCGCCGCCGCGCCCCGGCTGAACCCGAAAAGGTCTAACTCCAAGCCCGCGATCACGCAGCCGGGGTTATGCAGGTCGAATGTCTTGAGAAAATCGCTGATCTTTTTGACCGCCACCAATGCCTTGGCGACAACGCCCGTGTAACCCCGCCCAAATCCCTGGCCGGACAATCGCGAGTCCCTCCCGCCGGAGGTGGTGCCAATACCGCTGATATAAAAAACTTCATAAAGTCTCAACCCGGCCCCGTCATTGGTCGCCTTGGGTTGGTGCCGATATAAGTCAGCCAGCCTCGCAATGTTAGTGAAATCATTGCTGTAACTGCTGGAAGGGTCAGAGTGGCGTCCTCCGCACTCCTTGATGTGCGCACCCTTGTAGATTTCCGCCATGGCCTGACAGTCGGCCCCGATCTGGCTGTTGACGCGGTTGTTGCCCGTCCCGTCAAAGAAAACGCCGATGCGGACGATGACCCCGAGTTTACCCGCCGCGCTGCTCGAACCTGTACCCCAGTGTAGTGCTGTCATGTGTAATTACCTGTGAGGGTTTGTTAAAGTCCGAATAAACTTTTTACATATCCAGACATATAACTCACAGAATGATTGCACCTCCGAAAACGTCAATACAGCAAGTAGTTATTCAGAAACTTCCCACTTAAATATCAGACCATTTAAAAATTGCATCCCTTCTTTCCCACAACGGAAGACGTAATCACTGACAAACAACAAACACACCTAAACATTTAATATCGGCACAAACAATATATAATATTACTTCTTGGTTTTTCATTTGTGCCAAGGGACATCAGGCCGGGGCATTACCCGGGCCGATGATCGGGAAGCTTACGGTGTCAACCGTGGAGCGCGCCGCTACCGGGTTTATACCCGAGCCGCAACCCGCCCCAATGCCGTCCTTTGACGATGATCGGCACAGAAAGATCGTGCATCAGCTCGCCGGTGTCGCGGGTGTAGGTTTGCAAGAGCATGGGCTGTTGATGGCTGCCGCAGCGAATGCCAGTGCGATCGTCGAATTTACGCTTGGTGCGGTTGTGCACCGTGTCGGCGGCAGGATCGCCGGTGAGGGGTTGGCTGAACGCCAGATTGTGCGTCGGGACGTAACCCTGCTGGGTGCAGGCGATGGCGAACACCAGGCCTTCGTGCCGGGTCAGCAACGGCTCCTGGATGGAAGGCAAGACCTGGTCGGTGTAGCGGTCAAACCGGGTCTGGAATTTGGGCGGCGACGTGTTGGCAATGGGCTGGTAATGACGATCGAACAGGTCATCTAGGCTGACACGGTGCTGGTCGATGTCCTGCTCGAAGCGACGGGCAATCTCACTGGCCCCTTCACGAGCGAGGTCGTAGATGCGCTGGTGATAGTCTTCCAGACCCACCTCCGCCAGCCGCTCGCTGATGGTCTCGGCCTGGCCCTCCATCTGCACGGCAGATTTAGCCAATTGACGGGTCTGGTCGTCGCTGATCGCCAGGTCGCTGCGCATTTGTTCAATGGCCACGAACAGGCTGCTCAATTGCCCTTGATTGTTCTCCGCGCCCGAGGCGATCTCGCTGACCTGCCCTTCCACCCCGGCGGCCAACTGCGCAATGCTCGCCAATTGACGGCCCGTGGTTTCCACCTGCCCGACGCCGCTGTCCAGGTCCCCCGCCAACTGGCGAATCTGTTCGACCACTTGCGCGGTGCGCTGCTGGATGTCGGCGACCATCTCCCCGACTTCGCCGGTGGCGGTGGCCGTTCGGCCCGCCAGCCCACGCACTTCGTCGGCCACGACGGCGAAACCGCGCCCGTGCTCACCGGCCCGAGCGGCTTCGATGGCAGCATTGAGCGCCAGCAGATTGGTCTGGCTGGCAATTGACTGAATGACCGACGTCACCCGTTGAATGTCTTCGCTGCGTTGACTCAGGGCTTCGATCAATTGACGGCTGCTGTCGGCGCGCTCGCTGAGCTGATGCATCAAAGCGATGGAGGCGTTAAGTACGATCAGCCCGGCGTCGCTGCTTTGCCGCACTTCACTGGCCGCGCCCAACGCTTGCTGGCTGAGGGACGACGTGGCGCGCTCAGTGGCGATCATCACGTCAGCGCTGCTGACGATCTGCTCGGCGGCATCGACCTGGGATTGCAGCTTGCTTGCCAGTTGCTTGACCGAAAACGCCACCGCCGCCGCTGACAGGGCGTTGTGACTGGTGCTGCGGGACAGGTCGCGGGTCAGGCGCTCCAGGGCATCGTCGGGCTGGCCAGCAGGCTCAACGATTGTTCGGGCAGGGATAAAGCGCGGCAACCAGAGGGTCAGCAAGCCGAGGGGCAGGCACACATAGACTGACAGTTCGCCCCACGCCATGGCGGCAAACAGCAGACATAACGCAAGACTTTGCAGGCAAAGCCCCAGCAAGCGGGGATTTGCAGCTGGCAATACGCTCGCCGCCGATTGTGCGGGTAACGAACGCGACCCGGTGCCCATGCCATTAGCCGTCATATCCTTGACCCACCCTGCTTATCATTATTTTGAAAGCATTAAACGTCAGATGGCGGCCATGCGCCATGAGTCATTAGTGGTAGTCGGTCGGATTTTTGTCCGCTTCATCCGGGGGGATCAGAATCACAAATCGCAGGCGACAAAAAGCCCGACGGCCTCGCAAGGCAATCGGGCTTTGAACCACAGCGGGCGGGTCAGGCCTGGCGCTGGTGGCGGTCGATCTGCTCGTGGCGTTCCTGAGCTTCGATGCAGTATTTGGTGGTCGGGCTGATCAGCAGGCGCTTCAGACCGATAGGCTCACCACTGTCATCGCACCAACCGAACGTGTCTTCGGCGATACGGGTCAACGCCATTTCCAGCTGTGGAAGCATGCGCTGATCGCGGTCGATCACGTTGACCAGCCAGTGACGCTCTTCTTCGACGGAAGCGGCATCAGCGGGATCAGCCGGGGTGTCCAGGCTTTCGATAGCGATACGGCTCTGCTCGATGCGCTCGTGGATTTCCACTTTCATGGCTTGCAGCAGCTCGATGAAGAATGCGTGTTGCTCCGCGTTCATGTAGTCATCGGCCGGCATCGCCAGCAACTTTTCCTTGGTCATTGATTTCTCTATAAAAAAACGTGCATTAGGGCGAATCAAGGGAGCGCCTTGGCCCGATCGTAAAGGTCGCGAGTCACCAGCGCCGTCGTCTCCAAGCGCACCCGGCACTCAATTTACGAGGGGCGGCAGTCTAAGGCCGGGTTTCGTACTCGGCAACATAATTGAACAAGATTCGCTCAACAACCCCCCAAATCCCCGGTGGCGTTAAGCCAAACCGGTGTTTCAACCTGTGTCTGCCATGACAAGCTCATCGGATTCGGCACCGTTATCGCGAGCAAGCTCACTCCTACAGGCACGGGTAACCCTGTAGGAGTGAGCTTGCTCGCGATGGCGTCCGGCCTGCCAACACCGGCTTTCTGGACGCTGTCTGACAGGCCATCGGCCGTTCGGTTCAAACCGGCAGAAAAACGAAAAGGGCCCCTCTGCGGGCCCTTTTCACGTTCATCAAACGACTGGCATCACGACATCAGCGTTTGAGCTTGCGTTTGTTGCGGTACTGGTCGATGACCACCGCGACGACGATGATCAGGCCTTTGATGATGTCTTGCACATAGGCATCGACGCCGACGAAGGTGAAGCCGCTGGCCATGACGCCCAGGATCAGCGCGCCGATCACAGTACCCGTAATCCGCCCAACGCCCCCGGCCAGGCTGGTGCCGCCGATCACGGCGGCGGCAATCGCGTCCAGCTCATACGACACGCCCATGCCCGCCTGCCCAGTCGCAGCCCGCGCCGACGCGACCACACCCGCCAACCCCGCCAGCAGACCGGCGATGCTGTAGACGATCACCAGGTGACGCTTGACGTTGATCCCGGAGGTGCGCGCCGCCTGCATGTTGCCGCCGATGGCGTAGGTGTATTTGCCGTATTTGGTGTAGCGCAGGGCGATGTGGAAGATCACCGCCACCACCAGAAAGATGATCACGGGCATCGCGCCCTGACCGATGGCGGTGTAGGAATCGTTGAGCATGCTCACGGGCTGGCCGCCGGTGTAGAAGCGTGCCAGGCCACGGGCCGACACCATCATGCCGAGGGTGGCGATGAACGGCGGAATCCCGGTGATGGCGATGATGCTGCCGTTGATCGCCCCGGCCAACAGCCCCACCCCCAATCCGGCGATGACCGGTATCCACACCGGCAGGTCGGTCAGTGAAGGAAATACAGCGCGGGTGTAATCGGAGGATTGCGCGAGACTGGCCGCGATCATCGCCGTCAACGCCAGCACCGAGCCGGACGACAGGTCGATGCCTGTGGTGATGATCACCTGGGTCACGCCTATCGCGATCATCCCGATGATCGACACCTGCAGGATCATCAGCACCAGTCGCTGGGAGTTCATCAGAAAGCTCTGATCCCGTACGACCCAGCCGAAGATTTCAAAGATCAGGCCGATGCCGATCAGCACCAGAAAGATGCTCAGCTCGGTAGGCATCCGGCGTTTGTGCTTGGTCGGCGCCACGGCGGGTTTGTTTTCCAGGATCGCGTTCATCTTCATGTGTGCCTCTTATTCTTGTCAGGACCCACGATGGGCCATTGGCCTTCAATGGATCGAGTTACCCGACGCCAGGTGCATGACCCGCTCCTGGGTCGCTTCGGCACGGTCCAGCGTGCCCATCATTTCGCCTTCGTGCATGACCATGACCCGGTCGCTCATGCCCAGCACTTCCGGCAATTCCGAGGAAATCATGATCACCGCCATGCCTTCGCTGGCCAGCAGGGAAATCAGCCGGTAAATCTCGGCCTTGGCGCCGACGTCGATGCCTCGGGTCGGTTCGTCGAGAATCAGCACCCGGGGATTGGTCATCAGCCAGCGCGCAATCAAGGCTTTTTGCTGATTGCCGCCAGACAGCGTGTCGATGCATTGCTCCAGCGACGGCGTCTTCACGCGCAATTTTTTGCACATGTCTTCGCACAGGGCGCGCAGCGCTTTCTGGTGCACGAAGCCGTTGCCGACGTAATGCGGCAGCACCGCCATCTCCATGTTTTCCAGCACTGACAGGCACGGAAACAGGCCGCTGAGCTTGCGATCTTCGGTCAACAGCGCGAAGCCTTTTTCGATGGCGAAGTGCGGATCGGTGACTTTGATCGGCGCGCCGTCCAGCTGAATCTCGCCGCCAGTACATGGCGTAATGCCGAAAATGGTTTCGGCGACGTTGGTACGCCCCGATCCCATCAAACCGGCGATGCCCAGCACTTCACCGGCGTGCAAATCGAAGGACACATCCTTGAACACCCCCTCCAGCGACAGGTTGCGCACGGAGA
It contains:
- a CDS encoding methyl-accepting chemotaxis protein, which gives rise to MAWGELSVYVCLPLGLLTLWLPRFIPARTIVEPAGQPDDALERLTRDLSRSTSHNALSAAAVAFSVKQLASKLQSQVDAAEQIVSSADVMIATERATSSLSQQALGAASEVRQSSDAGLIVLNASIALMHQLSERADSSRQLIEALSQRSEDIQRVTSVIQSIASQTNLLALNAAIEAARAGEHGRGFAVVADEVRGLAGRTATATGEVGEMVADIQQRTAQVVEQIRQLAGDLDSGVGQVETTGRQLASIAQLAAGVEGQVSEIASGAENNQGQLSSLFVAIEQMRSDLAISDDQTRQLAKSAVQMEGQAETISERLAEVGLEDYHQRIYDLAREGASEIARRFEQDIDQHRVSLDDLFDRHYQPIANTSPPKFQTRFDRYTDQVLPSIQEPLLTRHEGLVFAIACTQQGYVPTHNLAFSQPLTGDPAADTVHNRTKRKFDDRTGIRCGSHQQPMLLQTYTRDTGELMHDLSVPIIVKGRHWGGLRLGYKPGSGALHG
- a CDS encoding DUF2235 domain-containing protein is translated as MTALHWGTGSSSAAGKLGVIVRIGVFFDGTGNNRVNSQIGADCQAMAEIYKGAHIKECGGRHSDPSSSYSNDFTNIARLADLYRHQPKATNDGAGLRLYEVFYISGIGTTSGGRDSRLSGQGFGRGYTGVVAKALVAVKKISDFLKTFDLHNPGCVIAGLELDLFGFSRGAAAARHLANEVLKQSRGALGPVLDPRKLPLSSDFSWAAGSVRLKIIGLFDTVAAVGGLSDLGSVRDASNARVNLFLPPGCAQQVLHLVAADEHRRNFALNSVMPGWPKEIMLPGSHSDIGGGYQPQSMETVSLTRPRRSLVSANTPFDATEAWLQTHAEMDQLNAERWIDPTDETSSICVECHERMGQRGHGMKTVVASVKLQRRVFGHLSRVYLRVMHGLARDEGVPFRPIPDTADLSLPPELRNVAEKLMAYARGQGDALSPDEMKMLYRRYIHCSAHWNGTLGRRGALVDTLFVHAPELDGRQRFLNVSQRGYPL
- a CDS encoding TraR/DksA C4-type zinc finger protein — translated: MTKEKLLAMPADDYMNAEQHAFFIELLQAMKVEIHERIEQSRIAIESLDTPADPADAASVEEERHWLVNVIDRDQRMLPQLEMALTRIAEDTFGWCDDSGEPIGLKRLLISPTTKYCIEAQERHEQIDRHQRQA
- a CDS encoding ABC transporter permease; protein product: MNAILENKPAVAPTKHKRRMPTELSIFLVLIGIGLIFEIFGWVVRDQSFLMNSQRLVLMILQVSIIGMIAIGVTQVIITTGIDLSSGSVLALTAMIAASLAQSSDYTRAVFPSLTDLPVWIPVIAGLGVGLLAGAINGSIIAITGIPPFIATLGMMVSARGLARFYTGGQPVSMLNDSYTAIGQGAMPVIIFLVVAVIFHIALRYTKYGKYTYAIGGNMQAARTSGINVKRHLVIVYSIAGLLAGLAGVVASARAATGQAGMGVSYELDAIAAAVIGGTSLAGGVGRITGTVIGALILGVMASGFTFVGVDAYVQDIIKGLIIVVAVVIDQYRNKRKLKR